In a single window of the Pristiophorus japonicus isolate sPriJap1 unplaced genomic scaffold, sPriJap1.hap1 HAP1_SCAFFOLD_37, whole genome shotgun sequence genome:
- the LOC139250319 gene encoding probable G-protein coupled receptor 139, which produces MLPFLGIPVNLVAIVILSRGKCGLSTSTTRYLVAMVAADLLVVITEVILYRISWYYFPWSLLHITPVCTVMYVLARAATDCSVWFTVTFTFDRFVAVCWQKLKTKYCTGRTAAVVLATSCILLCSKTIPFYFTIEPVYIIDNVHWYCSTMPAYFTEPVWVGFDWFDTVLNPLLPFAVILLLNALTVRHILVASRVRKGLRGESKGEKGSDPEMESRRKSVILLFTISGSFILLWLVYVIDFFYYSITGIIPSDYSDSLYKFTQVGFILQNISCCTNTFICGVTQSKFREQLKSAVKYPVTSILQLINKQND; this is translated from the exons atgctgccttttcttgggatac cagtgaatttagtggcgattgtgatcctatcccggggaaagtgcggactGTCCACcagcaccactcgctacctggtggccatggtagcggcggatctactggtggtcatcACTGAGGTGATACTGTACCGGATCAGTTGGTATTATTTCCCGTGGTCTTTGCTGCATATCACCCCTGTGTGTACTGTTATGTATGTCCTGGCccgtgcagccacagactgttctgtctggttcaccgtcactttcacctttgatcgatttgtggccgtttgttggcagaagctgaaaaccaaatattgcaccgggagaactgcggctgtggttctggccacaagctgcattctgctctgttcAAAAACCATTCCCTTCTACTTTACAATTGAACCTGTatatataatcgacaatgttcACTGGTACTGTTCCACAATGCCAGCATATTTTACTGAGCCCGTATGGGtgggatttgactggtttgatacggttttaaacccactgctcccattcgctgttattttgttgctcaacgctctgacagtcagacacattttagtggccagtcgagtccgtaaaggactgaggggtgagagcaagggggagaagggcagtgaccccgagatggagagcaggaggaagtctgtaattttactcttcaccatatccggcagcttcatactgctgtggctggtataTGTTATAGATTTCTTTTATTATAGCATTACAGGAATAATTCCCAGTGATTACAGTGATTCTTTATATAAATTTACACAGGTCGGATTCATACTGCAGAAtataagttgctgcacaaacacatttatttgcggggtgacccagtccaagttcagagagcagttgaagagcgcagtgaaatatccggttacctcaattttacaattaattaataaacagaacgaCTGA